Below is a genomic region from Actinomycetota bacterium.
ACGTTGGCCCGGGACAGCTCCCGGAACACGATGACCTCGTCGATGCGGTTCAGGAACTCGGGGCGGAAGCTGTGCTTCAGCTCCTGCATGACCTTTTCCTTCATCCGCTCGTAGGTCACCTCGTCGTTGGTGGGGGCGAAGCCGAGCGACGCCTTGCGCAGCGAGTGCGTGCCCAGGTTGGAGGTCATGATGATCACGGTGTTCTTGAAGTCCACCGTGTGGCCCTGGGCGTCGGTCAACCGCCCGTCCTCCAGGATCTGGAGCAGGGTGTTGAAGACGTCCGGATGGGCCTTCTCGATCTCGTCGAAGAGCACCACGGAGAAGGGCCGGCGGCGCACTGCCTCGGTGAGCTGGCCGCCCTCGTCGTAGCCGACGTAGCCCGGCGGCGAGCCGATCAGCCGGCTGACCGTGTGCTTCTCCATGTATTCCGACATGTCCAGCTGGATCAGGGCGTCCTCGTCACCGAACAGGAACGACGCCAGCGCCTTGGAGAGCTCGGTCTTTCCGACGCCCGACGGCCCCAGGAAGATGAACGAGCCCGAGGGTCGCTTGGGGTCCTTGAGGCCCGCCCGGGTCCGGCGGATGGACTGCGACACCGACCGCACGGCGGGGTCCTGGTCCACGATGCGCTGGTGGAGCTCCTCTTCCATGCGGATGAGCTTGGCGGTCTCCTCCTCGGTCAGCTTGTAGACCGGGATGCCCGTCCACGTCGAGAGCACGGCGGCGATCTCCTCCTCGTCCACCTGGGCCAGCACCTGGCCCTCGGAGTCACGCCACTCGGCCTGCTTGACGTCCCGCTCGGCCATGAGCTGCTTCTCCTGGTCCCGGAGCCGGGCAGCCCGCTCGTAGTCCTGGGCCTCGATAGCGGCTTCCTTGCGGACCCGCACCTCGGCGATCTTCTCGTCCACCTCCCGCAGGTCGGGCGGGGCGGTCATCCGGCGGATACGCAGCCGGGAGCCGGCCTCGTCGATGAGGTCGATGGCCTTGTCCGGCAGGTACCGGTCCGAGATGTAGCGGTCGGCCAGGTTGGCCGCGGCCACCACTGCCTGGTCGGTGATCTGGACCCGGTGGTGGGCCTCGTAGCGGTCCCGCAGGCCCTTCAGGATCTCGATGGTGTGGGCGACGGTCGGCTCCTTCACCGTGATCGGCTGGAACCGGCGCTCGAGGGCCGCATCCTTCTCCAGGTGCTTGCGGTACTCGTCGAGGGTGGTGGCACCGATGGTCTGCAGCTCGCCCCGGGCCAGCATCGGCTTCAGGATCGAGGCGGCGTCGATGGCTCCCTCGGCGGCGCCGGCACCCACCAGGGTGTGCAGCTCGTCGATGAACAGGATGATGTCGCCCCGGGTGCGGATCTCCTTGAGCACCTTCTTCAGCCGCTCCTCGAAGTCGCCCCGGTAGCGGGACCCGGCCACCAGGGCGCCCAGGTCCAGCGTGTAGATCTGCTTGTTGGTGAGCGTCTCGGGCACTTCGCCCTTCACGATGCGCTGGGCCAGGCCCTCGACGATGGCGGTCTTGCCGACGCCGGGCTCGCCGATGAGGACGGGGTTGTTCTTCGTCCGCCGGGACAGCACCTGCATGACCCGCTCGATCTCCTTCTCCCGCCCGATGACCGGGTCCAGCTTGTTGCCGGACGCCAGGGCGGTGAGGTTACGGCCGAACTGGTCCAGGATCGGCGAGCCGCTGGGGGTGGCCTGCTCGCCCGAGCGGGGCTCCTGGGTGGAGCCGTAGCCCGACAGGAGCTGGATGACCTGCTGGCGGACCCGCCCCAGGTCGGCACCCAGCTTCTGGAGCACCTGGGCGGCGACGCCCTCGCCCTCGCGGATCAGGCCGAGCAGGATGTGCTCGGTGCCGATGTAGTTGTGGCCCAGCTGCAGGGCCTCCCGCAGCGAGAGCTCGAGGACCTTCTTGGCCCGGGGCGTGAAGGGAATGTGGCCCTGGGGAGAGGACGAGCCGGTGCCGATGATCTCCTCGACCTGCTGGCGCACAGCCTCCAGCGAGATGCCCAGGGACTCCAGTGCCTTGGCGGCGACGCCCTCGCCTTCGGAGATTAGGCCGAGCAGGATGTGCTCGGTGCCGATGTAGTTGTGGTTGAGCAGTCGCGCTTCCTCTTGAGCAAGAACAACCACTCGCCGAGCCCGATCTGTGAAGCGCTCAAACATGGCTACCTTCCTTTAAGACTGGGCCGACGGACGGTGCTAGGCCCTGGGTGGCGGGGCCCCTCCCCCAGGAGCCCATTATACGGAGGGGCCCTGTGGGAACTCAGATCCGACAGCCAGCGCTCAAGTTGTGCCCGCCGCAGGCCTCTCCGTAACCTCCTCAACCCTCCGGCTCGCACATCTATTCCCCCCAGCGGTTCCCGTTGGGGGCCTTCTCCTCCACTTATCGGGTGATCCCCGCCGAAGCTGGAGGGGTCCGGGGGGCCCGCGGTGCCCGGGTGGGGTTAGGATTTCCCAATGCCGACGGAGATCGTCGTCGAGGCAGAAGACCGCCCCGGGATGGTGGCGGCCCTGGGCGAACTGCTCGGCCGGGCGCAGGTCAACATCGTGGCCGCCGCCGCCTTCACCTTCGAGCGTCAGGGCTACATCCACCTGGTCCTGGACCACGCCGACCGGGCCATCGAGGCACTCTCCGAGGAGGGCTGGGCGATCCGCAAGGTGCAGGAGGTCATGACCGTCACCCTCGAGGACCAGCCCGGCGAGCTGGGCAGGTTCGCCCGGCGGTTGGCGGACTCCGGCATCAACATCACCAGCCTGTACATCTCCGGTGGGCAGCGGGGCGACAAGGACCTGGTGGTGGGGGTGGACGACCTGCGGGGCGCCCGCGGGCGGGCGTGAGTGGGGTGACCGCCGGCCGGCGGACGCCGCCAGAGCGGCGCTGATTACTTCTTTCCCCCTAGCGTCGTTGGTCGTCTAACCACGTCCCTCCCAAGGGAGATTCGGTGTACGATCGGCGGCGGGTGAACTAGCGGAGGGAGGAGTTTCCATGCCAATCGTAGCGACTCAGACGCTTCCGGACGGGACAACCCGGGAGCAGATTCAAGCGGTGGCGGCCAAGATCGTGGCGGGGGGCGCGCCCACGGGCTGCATCTCGCACACCATTTATGAAGAGGGCGGGAAATTCCGGGTGGTGGACGTGTGGGCGAGCGAGGCGGATCTGAACGCCTTCGCGCAGGACCGGCTCATCCCGACCATCGTGGAGATGGCCCAGGCGATGGGCATGGACCCGAGCCAGCTCCCGCAGGCCGAGCCGCCGTCGATCTACGAGGCGGTCGACTACTTCCCACAGGGCCAGTGAGGGCCCGCGTCAGTCCTCCGGGCGCAGGGCCGGGAAGAGGATGACGTCCCGGATCGAGTGGCTGTCGGTGAGGATCATCGCCAGGCGGTCCACGCCCAACCCCAGGCCCCCGGCGGGCGGCATCCCGTACTCGAGCGCAGCCAGGTAGTCCTCGTCCAGGCGGTGGGCCTCGTCGGCCGGCCCGGCCCGGCCCTCCGCCTGGGCGACGAACGCCGCCCGCTGGATATCGGGATCGTTGAGCTCCGAGTAGGCAGGGGCAATCTCCATGCCGGCGATCACCAGCTCCAGGTGCTCGGTGAAGCGCGGGTCCGTGCGGTGCGGGCGGGCAAGCGGGGAGACCTCCCGGGGGAAGTCCATGACGAAGGTGGGCTGGATGAGGGTGTGCTCCACCTTCTTCTCGTAGATCTCCACCAGGCGCTTGCCCCAGCCCCAGGCCGGGTCGAGCGAGATGCCGAGGCGCTCGCAGTCGGCGATGAGGTCACCGTCGGGGTCGGCCCCCGCCTCCCGGACCAGCTCCACGAGGCGGGCGCGGCGGTAGGGGGCTTCCAGATCGATGCCCTCCCCGAAGAACACCGTCGTCTGGCCGGTGACCGCCACCGCCAGCCGGCTGATGAGCCGCTCGAGCAGCGCCGCCATGTCGGTGTAGTCGCCGAAGGCCTGGTAGGCCTCCAGCATGGTGAACTCGGGATTGTGCTGGGTGGAGACGCCCTCGTTGCGGAAGTTGCGGTTGATCTCGAAGACCTTCTCCATGCCCCCCACCAGCAGGCGCTTCAGGTACAGCTCCGGAGCGATGCGCAGGTAGAGATCGGCGCCGAGCACCTCGTGGTGGGTGACGAACGGCTTGGCGAGGGCGCCGCCCGGGATCGGGTGCAGCATGGGGGTCTCGACCTCGACGTAGCCTTCCTCGGTGAGGGCCCGGCGCATCTCGGCCACCAAGGTGGTGCGGGCCACGACGATCTCCCGGGCCCGGTCGCTGGTGGCGAGGTCCAGGTACCGGCGCCGGTGGCGGGCCTCCACCCGGGTGATGCCGGTGCGCTTGTCCGGCCACGGCCGCCGGGACGGGGCCAGGATCTCGAAGCCCTCCACCTGGATCGACAGCTCGCCGGTCCGGGTGGCGATCACCTGTCCCCAGGCCCCCACCCAGTCGCCGACGCTCAGCTTCTGGAAGTCGGCGAAGCGCTCGCCGAGCCGGCCCTTGGTGGCGAAGAGCTGGACGGTGCCGGCCCAGTCGGCGATGTCGGCGAAGGCCACCCGGCCCATGTCGCGCACGGTCTGCACCCGCCCGGCCACCCGGTGCTCCTCGCCGGTCTCGCTCCCCGCCGCCAGGCCCCTGTGTCGGGCGACCAGATCGCCCAGGCCGATGGTGCGGTCGAAGCGGTAGGGCAGGGTCTTCTCGCCGGTCTTCTCGCCGGTCGTCTCCTCGGTCATGGCCGGGACTCTACGTTGCGCTCGAAGATGTGGCGCAGGCCCACCAGGGTGAGTTCGGGCTCGAGGCGGATCGCCGTGTGACACGAGGGCAGCACGGCGGCGGCCAGCCCACCGGTGGCCAGCACCGACGTCTGGCCGCCCAGCACCTTGGTCATGCGCTCGACCATGCCGTCCACCATGGCGGCGGTGCCCACGATCACGCCCGAGCGCACCGCCTCGACCGTGGAGCGGCCGATGACACTGGCAGGCGCCACCAGCTCCACCTTCTGGATCTGGGCGGCGACGTCGAAGAGCGCCCCCGCAGAGATCTCCACCCCGGGAACGATCGACCCGCCGACGAACTCACCCCGGTCGTTGACGCAGTCGAAGGTGGTGGCGGTGCCGAAGTCGACGACGATCGCCGGCGCCCCCACCAGCTCCACCGCGGCCACCGCATTGGCGATGCGGTCCGCGCCCACTTCCCGGGGGTGCTCGGTCTTCACCGGCAGCCCGGTGCGGATGCCGGTCTCCACGACCACCGGATCGAAGTGGAAGTAGCGGGCCACCATCTGGCGCAGGGCCGTGGTCTGCGCCGGGACGACGCTGCCGATCACCACCCCGGTCACCTCCCGGGAGAACGACATCCCCACCAGCGTGAGGAACTCCTGGAAGATGAGGGCCAGCTCGTCGGCGGTGCGGGCGGGCTCGGTGGACATCCGCCACTGGGCCACCAGCGCCTCCCGCCGGAACATCCCGATGTGGGTCTGGGTGTTGCCGGTGTCGATCGCCAGCAGCACCCGGTCTAGTCCTCCCGAACCGGGGGAGTGTGAGCGGTTTCGATGTGGGTGTGCGTGATCGGCCGGTTGGCGGCGTCGACCAGCACCACCCGGGGTTGGTGGGCGGCCGCCTCGGCCTCGTCCATCTCGGCGTAGACGGCGAGGATCACCTTGTCGCCGGTGGCGACCAGGCGGGCTGCGGCGCCGTTGACCACGACGGCGCCCGACCCCCGGGGGCCCTCGATGAGGTAGGTGGTCAGCCGGGCGCCGTTGTCCACATCCCACACCGAGACCTGCTCGTAGGGGAGCATGCCGGCGGCGTCCATGAGGTCGCGGTCGAGGCTCAGGCTGCCCTCGTAGTTGACGTTGGCGTCGGTGATGGTGGCCCGGTGCACCTTGCCGAACAGCAGCGTCCGCTTCATTGTGCCCTCGGCGCGGCGCCCGGTGCGGTGCCCGCAGGCTCGGCGGCCACCTCGAGCGCGACGTTGTCGATCAGCCGGGTGCCGCCGAGGTGGGCGGCGGCGGCCAGGATAGCGGGTGCGTCCAGCCGGCCGAGCGGCACGAACCGGGCGGCGTCGAACACCTCGACGTACTGCAGGGTGAACGCGGGCTCGGAGGCGATTTCGTCGGCCACCCGGCGGGTGAGGGCAGCGGCGTCCCGCTCCCCGGCCCGGGCGGCCGACCGGGCGGCGAACAGGCCCCGGGCGAGCGCGGGGGCCGCCCGCCGCTCCTCCCGGGTCAGGTAGGCGTTGCGGCTGGAGCGGGCCAGACCGTCGGGCTCCCGGACCGTCGGGCAGCCGACGACCGCCAGGGGGAGGTCGAGGTCGGCCACCACCTGGCGGATGGTGGCCAGCTGCTGGGCGTCCTTCTCGCCGAAGTACGCCCGGTCCGGGGTGGTGATCGAGAACAGCTTCACGCACACGGTGGCCACGGCGGTGAGGAATCCGGGGCGCCAGCGACCCTCGCCGACCTCACCGATCGGGCCCACCTGCACCGTCGTGGCGGGCACCCCCACCGGGTACATCTCGGCCACGGATGGGGCGAACAGGTAGTCGGCGCCGTCGGCCGCCATGACCGCTGCGTCCGCCTCGAAGCTGCGGGGGTAGCGGTCGAAGTCTTCGCTGGGGCCGAACTGGGTGGGGTTGACGAAAATGGTGCCGACGACGACGTCGTCCCGTTGCCGGGCGGTGCGCAGCAGTGAGCGGTGGCCGTCGTGGAGGGCGCCCATGGTGGGGACCAGCCCGATGCTGCGCCCCAGCCGGCGTTCGGCGGCGAGGTCGGCCCGCAGGGCCGCGATGGCGGTGTGGATCTTCATGGCGCCCGATCCAGTTCCCTTGCTGTAGCGGATACCGGTCGGGCCCAGTATACGAAAGGACCTACGCCATCCAGGCCTGCAGCTGGCGGCGGAGGGCATCGACCTCCTTGCGGTCGTCGTCGGGCCCCCGGGAGGGGGCGCGCAGGTAGGCCCGCCGGGAGGCGTCGATGCCGAAGGGGCGGCCCTGCTCGGGCACCACCAGGATGCGCCAGCTGTCGAGCTTGCTGACCGGGGGGTCGGCCGTGATCGCCCGCACTGCCGCCCAGTCGAGCCGGTGGGTGCGCAGGTAGTTCCGCACCGCGAGGCCCTCCTCGCCCGCCGTGCAGCGCACCCGGATGACCCGCAGGCACACGAAGGCACCCAGGAGGACCAGCGCCTCCGGCACGAGGGCTCCCCCATGGCGGAATGCGGCCGGGAGGTTCACCAGGGCCAGGAGCCCGAAGGCGACGCCGAAGGCGGCGGCGAACACGCGCTCGCTGCGGGGGCGCTGCAGGGCGACGGGGACCTTCTCGGCCTTCGGCTTCTTCGGCATCAGCTCTCCCAGTCTCGATGCGGTCTCGGGTCAGACCAGCGGGCCGAGGCGGCGCAGACCGCAGGGGTCGGCGCTGGCGAAGGAGCGGAGCGGAGCTCCGGAGGGGAGCACGAGATCGGGGGCGATCTCCAGCAGCGGCACGACGACGAAGGAACGCTCGGTGAGACCGGGGTGCGGGACGGTGAGAGCGGCGCTGGCCACCACCTCGTCGCCGTACAGGAGGAGATCGATGTCGATCTCGCGCGGCCCCCAGTGCTCCCGGTGCTGGCGGCCGAGCTGCTCCTCGACCGCATGGAAGATGCCGAGCAGCTCCGCCGGGGGCAGGGCGGAGTCCACCGCCGCCACCGCGTTCAGATAGTCGGGCTGGGGCGGACCGAGCGGGTCGCTCTCGTAGACCGACGAGACCGCGGCCGCGGGCAACCCCCGGGCGGCGAGGGCCTGGACAGCCGACCTCAGGTATTCCTGCCGGTCGCCCAGGTTGGAGCCCAGCCCGACGTAGACCCGGGTCACCGGGTGCGCACCACCTCGACGGCGATGTCCCGGGCGCCCAGCGCGCGGGCGGCCTGTGGTTTGGCGACCCGCACCACGGCCCGGGTCACACCCGCCTCGGCCAGGACCGCGGCAGCCAGCCGCCCGGCGAGCGTTTCGATCAGGTCGTAGCGCTGCTGGGTGGCCACCGATCTCAGCGTGGCCGCCAGGCGGCTGTAGTCCAAGGCCGCGCTCAGATCGTCGGAGTGGGCGGCGGGGGCCAGGTCGAGCCAGGCCTCGACGTCGATGAGGAACGGCTGGCCCTTGGCCTGCTCCTCCGGGTGGACGCCGTGGAAGGCGAAGACCTCGAGGCCGCGCAGCACCACGCGGTCCGCCGGCGGGGTGGCCTTCCCCACCGAGGCGATGGCCTCGGTCATGCGCACCGCCCGGACGGCAGCCTGCACGTCGTGTACCCGCACCACTGCCGCCCCGTGGGCGACGCACCAGGCGACCACCGCCAGCGTGGCTTCCAGCCGGTCCTCCACACCCAGGCCGAGGGCGGTGCCGATGAACGACTTCCGGGAGGGACCCACCAGCACCGGATAGCCCAGTGCACCGAGGGTCCGCAGGTGATGGAGGAGCGCGAGGTTGTGCTGGAGCGTCTTGCCGAAACCGATGCCGGGGTCGAGGGCGACGCACTCCCGCGGGATGCCGGCGGCCTCGGCGGTGACCGCCCAGCCGGCGAGGGCGGCGGTGACGTCGCTCACCACGTCGCCATAGCGGGGGTGCTCCTGCATGGTGCGGGGCTCACCCAGCATGTGCATGAGGACCACGCCGGCACCGCTGGCTTGGACCAGGGGCGTCATGGCCATGTCGGCCCGGAGGGCGGAGACGTCGTTGACGATCACCGCTCCGGCCTCGAGGGCTGCCTGCGCCACGGCTGCCTTGGTGGTGTCGATCGAGATCGCCACCGGGGACTGCGCGGCCAGGGCCCGGATCACCGGGACCACCCGGGCCGCCTCCTCCGCCTCACTGACCGGCTCGGCGCCCGGGCGGGTGGACTCACCGCCGACGTCGATGATGTCCGCACCGCCGGCGACCATCGCCAGGGCGTGCTCCACGGCGGCGGCCGGGTCCAGGAACTGGCCCCCGTCGGAGAAGGAGTCGGGCGTGACGTTGAGGACGCCCATGATGAGCGTGCGCTCGCCGGTGGGGAGCAGGCGGTCCCCGCAGCGCCAGCCGCTCACCGGCCGGCGATCAGGCGCATGGCCTCTTCCCGGGTGGCGGCGCTGGTGCGCAGGGCGCCCCGGACCACCGAGGTCACCATGGTGGCCCCGGGCTTGCGCACCCCGCGGATGGCCATGCACAGGTGCTCCGCCTCCACCACCACGATGACGCCCCGGGGTTCCAAGCGGGTGGCGAGGGCGTCGGCGATCTGCACGGTCAGGCGTTCCTGCACCTGCGGGCGGCGGGCGGCGACCTCCACCACCCGGGCGAGCTTGGACAGCCCGGTGATCTGCCCCCGGGCGTTGGGCACGTAGCCGACGTGCGCCCGCCCGAGGAAGGGGAGCAGGTGGTGCTCGCAGAACGAGACCAGCGGGATGTCCCGGAGCAGGATCAGCTCGTCGTATTCCGAGACGAAGCTGACATCCAGCTCGGCGGCGGGATCCGAGCCGATGCCCGAGAAGACCTCCTGGTACATGCGGGCGACCCGGGCGGGGGTCTCGAGGAGATCCGGCCGGCCGGCGTCCTCCCCGATGGCGGTGAGGAGGGTCCGGACGGCGGCCTCGATGCTGGGCTGGTCCACTGTGCTATCCGCGAGCCGGCGTGCGGCTGCCGCCCTCAGGCGTCCTCGAAGAGGACCCGGTTCAGCTTGCGAACCGTGTAGGAGGTCCACACCTTGTGGCGCCAGTACACGTCGGTCTCGACGATCGCCCGGGCGGCATCCTCGCTCCCGACTGCCAGCACCAGCAGCGAGGCGCTCAGGTCCTCGAAGGCGCCGCCCAGCACCAGGGCGCCCTCGTCGCTCAGCATCGCCAGGCGGGTGAGGTGGGCCTCCCGGTGGGGGGCGCGCTTGGTGGCGGCGTCCGGGGCGTAGGTGGCCTCCACGGCGAAGCAGGCCTCAATGGCGGCACCGTGGCGCAGGTCGGCGGGCATGGGCCCGATTCTGCCACGGGCATGCCTGCAGCCTCGCCCGGCAACCGGTTGAATAGGGCGATCGGGGGGCAGGATCGGCCATGTCTGGCTGGGAAGGAGCTTTTGGATGGGCAACGCCGTGGTGCACTTCAACATCAGCGGCCCCGAGCCGTACGAGCTGGAGCGCTTCTACACCAGCCTCTTCGGCTGGGCCCTCGACGACACCGGCATGGACTATGCCCTGGTGGACACCCAGGCGGGGCACGGGATCAACGGCGGCATCGGCCCGTCGGGCGACGCACCCGCGGGGGTGACGATCTACGTCGCGGTGGACGATCTGGTGGCCACCATGGGCACCGCGGTCGGCCTGGGGGCATCGGTGGTGCTGGAACCCTTCGAGCTCCCCGGGGTCGTCTCCCTGGCGATGTTCGTGGACCCCTGGGGCCACCCGATCGGCCTGGTGGGCCCCCGGCCGGATGGCAGTAAGGCTCCCGAGCCCTCCCCGGGCGAGGGCCTGGGCGTGTCCTGGTTCGAGATCATGGGCCCGGACACCGACGCCCAGGCGGCGTTCTACCGCGATCTCTTCGGCTGGGAGATCGAGAGGTTCCCCGGCGCACCGATCGACTACCGGGAGGTGCACACCAACGCCGGGGGCATCAACGGCGGCATGGGCACCCCGCCGGCGGGGCCCGCCTACCAGACGGTGTACGTCTCCTCGCCCGACGTGGGGGCCACGCTGGCCAGGGCTGAGGAGCTGGGCGCCAAGACGCTCATGGGGCCCGAGACGATGCCGGGTGGGCCGGAGGTGGCCATGTTCCAGGACCCCCACGGCAACGTCTTCGGACTTTTCCGGGCGAACCCCGGGTAGCCCCGGCGCCCCGAGGCCCCAAGGCGCAGAGAACCAAAAGCGGCCCCCCGGAGGGGGCCGCTTGCCTGCTTGGGGTTGGTCAGGCCGGCGCCGGCTCCGGGCCGCGACGGGGCTGCGGGCGGGGAGCGGGGCGGGGGGGTTCCAGGCCCGGCTTCTCGGTGGCGATCGCCGCCGCGGCGGCGTCCGGGAGCAGCTTGCGCCGGGGCAGCGGCAGGGTCTCGCCCCGGGCCACCCGCTTCGGCACGTTGCCGAAGATCTCCTCGACCTCGTTCTTCTCGATGGTTTCCTTGTCGAGCAGGACCTCCACCATGCGGTCGAGGTTGGCCCGGTAGGTGGTGAGGATCT
It encodes:
- a CDS encoding ATP-dependent Clp protease ATP-binding subunit, producing MFERFTDRARRVVVLAQEEARLLNHNYIGTEHILLGLISEGEGVAAKALESLGISLEAVRQQVEEIIGTGSSSPQGHIPFTPRAKKVLELSLREALQLGHNYIGTEHILLGLIREGEGVAAQVLQKLGADLGRVRQQVIQLLSGYGSTQEPRSGEQATPSGSPILDQFGRNLTALASGNKLDPVIGREKEIERVMQVLSRRTKNNPVLIGEPGVGKTAIVEGLAQRIVKGEVPETLTNKQIYTLDLGALVAGSRYRGDFEERLKKVLKEIRTRGDIILFIDELHTLVGAGAAEGAIDAASILKPMLARGELQTIGATTLDEYRKHLEKDAALERRFQPITVKEPTVAHTIEILKGLRDRYEAHHRVQITDQAVVAAANLADRYISDRYLPDKAIDLIDEAGSRLRIRRMTAPPDLREVDEKIAEVRVRKEAAIEAQDYERAARLRDQEKQLMAERDVKQAEWRDSEGQVLAQVDEEEIAAVLSTWTGIPVYKLTEEETAKLIRMEEELHQRIVDQDPAVRSVSQSIRRTRAGLKDPKRPSGSFIFLGPSGVGKTELSKALASFLFGDEDALIQLDMSEYMEKHTVSRLIGSPPGYVGYDEGGQLTEAVRRRPFSVVLFDEIEKAHPDVFNTLLQILEDGRLTDAQGHTVDFKNTVIIMTSNLGTHSLRKASLGFAPTNDEVTYERMKEKVMQELKHSFRPEFLNRIDEVIVFRELSRANVKDIVDLMMKRVQSQLESQDVSIELTDAAKDHLAEQGYDPSLGARPLRRAIQRLVEDPISEKILWKEFGAGQTILVDAGDDPDNEGKRKLIFKAEPRPAAPESPPMELAGTGTDA
- a CDS encoding ACT domain-containing protein translates to MPTEIVVEAEDRPGMVAALGELLGRAQVNIVAAAAFTFERQGYIHLVLDHADRAIEALSEEGWAIRKVQEVMTVTLEDQPGELGRFARRLADSGINITSLYISGGQRGDKDLVVGVDDLRGARGRA
- the lysS gene encoding lysine--tRNA ligase is translated as MTEETTGEKTGEKTLPYRFDRTIGLGDLVARHRGLAAGSETGEEHRVAGRVQTVRDMGRVAFADIADWAGTVQLFATKGRLGERFADFQKLSVGDWVGAWGQVIATRTGELSIQVEGFEILAPSRRPWPDKRTGITRVEARHRRRYLDLATSDRAREIVVARTTLVAEMRRALTEEGYVEVETPMLHPIPGGALAKPFVTHHEVLGADLYLRIAPELYLKRLLVGGMEKVFEINRNFRNEGVSTQHNPEFTMLEAYQAFGDYTDMAALLERLISRLAVAVTGQTTVFFGEGIDLEAPYRRARLVELVREAGADPDGDLIADCERLGISLDPAWGWGKRLVEIYEKKVEHTLIQPTFVMDFPREVSPLARPHRTDPRFTEHLELVIAGMEIAPAYSELNDPDIQRAAFVAQAEGRAGPADEAHRLDEDYLAALEYGMPPAGGLGLGVDRLAMILTDSHSIRDVILFPALRPED
- a CDS encoding type III pantothenate kinase → MLLAIDTGNTQTHIGMFRREALVAQWRMSTEPARTADELALIFQEFLTLVGMSFSREVTGVVIGSVVPAQTTALRQMVARYFHFDPVVVETGIRTGLPVKTEHPREVGADRIANAVAAVELVGAPAIVVDFGTATTFDCVNDRGEFVGGSIVPGVEISAGALFDVAAQIQKVELVAPASVIGRSTVEAVRSGVIVGTAAMVDGMVERMTKVLGGQTSVLATGGLAAAVLPSCHTAIRLEPELTLVGLRHIFERNVESRP
- the panD gene encoding aspartate 1-decarboxylase, with translation MKRTLLFGKVHRATITDANVNYEGSLSLDRDLMDAAGMLPYEQVSVWDVDNGARLTTYLIEGPRGSGAVVVNGAAARLVATGDKVILAVYAEMDEAEAAAHQPRVVLVDAANRPITHTHIETAHTPPVRED
- the panC gene encoding pantoate--beta-alanine ligase, coding for MKIHTAIAALRADLAAERRLGRSIGLVPTMGALHDGHRSLLRTARQRDDVVVGTIFVNPTQFGPSEDFDRYPRSFEADAAVMAADGADYLFAPSVAEMYPVGVPATTVQVGPIGEVGEGRWRPGFLTAVATVCVKLFSITTPDRAYFGEKDAQQLATIRQVVADLDLPLAVVGCPTVREPDGLARSSRNAYLTREERRAAPALARGLFAARSAARAGERDAAALTRRVADEIASEPAFTLQYVEVFDAARFVPLGRLDAPAILAAAAHLGGTRLIDNVALEVAAEPAGTAPGAAPRAQ
- a CDS encoding PH domain-containing protein, producing MPKKPKAEKVPVALQRPRSERVFAAAFGVAFGLLALVNLPAAFRHGGALVPEALVLLGAFVCLRVIRVRCTAGEEGLAVRNYLRTHRLDWAAVRAITADPPVSKLDSWRILVVPEQGRPFGIDASRRAYLRAPSRGPDDDRKEVDALRRQLQAWMA
- the folK gene encoding 2-amino-4-hydroxy-6-hydroxymethyldihydropteridine diphosphokinase, yielding MTRVYVGLGSNLGDRQEYLRSAVQALAARGLPAAAVSSVYESDPLGPPQPDYLNAVAAVDSALPPAELLGIFHAVEEQLGRQHREHWGPREIDIDLLLYGDEVVASAALTVPHPGLTERSFVVVPLLEIAPDLVLPSGAPLRSFASADPCGLRRLGPLV
- the folP gene encoding dihydropteroate synthase, giving the protein MSGWRCGDRLLPTGERTLIMGVLNVTPDSFSDGGQFLDPAAAVEHALAMVAGGADIIDVGGESTRPGAEPVSEAEEAARVVPVIRALAAQSPVAISIDTTKAAVAQAALEAGAVIVNDVSALRADMAMTPLVQASGAGVVLMHMLGEPRTMQEHPRYGDVVSDVTAALAGWAVTAEAAGIPRECVALDPGIGFGKTLQHNLALLHHLRTLGALGYPVLVGPSRKSFIGTALGLGVEDRLEATLAVVAWCVAHGAAVVRVHDVQAAVRAVRMTEAIASVGKATPPADRVVLRGLEVFAFHGVHPEEQAKGQPFLIDVEAWLDLAPAAHSDDLSAALDYSRLAATLRSVATQQRYDLIETLAGRLAAAVLAEAGVTRAVVRVAKPQAARALGARDIAVEVVRTR
- the folE gene encoding GTP cyclohydrolase I FolE, with protein sequence MRAAAARRLADSTVDQPSIEAAVRTLLTAIGEDAGRPDLLETPARVARMYQEVFSGIGSDPAAELDVSFVSEYDELILLRDIPLVSFCEHHLLPFLGRAHVGYVPNARGQITGLSKLARVVEVAARRPQVQERLTVQIADALATRLEPRGVIVVVEAEHLCMAIRGVRKPGATMVTSVVRGALRTSAATREEAMRLIAGR
- a CDS encoding YciI family protein, with amino-acid sequence MPADLRHGAAIEACFAVEATYAPDAATKRAPHREAHLTRLAMLSDEGALVLGGAFEDLSASLLVLAVGSEDAARAIVETDVYWRHKVWTSYTVRKLNRVLFEDA
- a CDS encoding VOC family protein, translated to MGNAVVHFNISGPEPYELERFYTSLFGWALDDTGMDYALVDTQAGHGINGGIGPSGDAPAGVTIYVAVDDLVATMGTAVGLGASVVLEPFELPGVVSLAMFVDPWGHPIGLVGPRPDGSKAPEPSPGEGLGVSWFEIMGPDTDAQAAFYRDLFGWEIERFPGAPIDYREVHTNAGGINGGMGTPPAGPAYQTVYVSSPDVGATLARAEELGAKTLMGPETMPGGPEVAMFQDPHGNVFGLFRANPG